The sequence CGTCGTTAAGGGGGTTGCGGAACGGCAGATGATAATATCGGGAGAGATTCCTAACTGTCTTAGTTCTTTTACACTGTGCTGGGTAGGTTTAGTTTTCTGTTCTCCCACTGGGCCCGAAGTGGGAACGAGTGTGACGTGAATGAAAAGAGTGTTGGTTGGCCCTTCTTCCAATCTCATCTGCCTGGCGGCCTCGAGGAAAGGCATACTCTCCATATCTCCCACCGTTCCTCCTATTTCCACCAAACAAACATCGGCACCGCTCTTTAGGGCCGCCTGTCTTATCCTTCTCTTTATTTCGTCCACCACGTGTGGTATGATCTGCACCGTGCGGCCGAGATACTCACCCCTTCTCTCCTTTGAAATCACTTCGTAGTAAATTTGCCCAGTGGTAATATTGTGATCCTTCGTGAGATTTATGTCTAGAAATCTCTCGTAATGTCCCATGTCTAGGTCTATTTCCCCTCCATCTTCTGTAACGAAGATTTCTCCGTGTTCAAAGGGATTCATAGTGCCAGCATCCATGTTGAGATAGGGATCTATTTTGATAGCGGTGACCTTTAGCCCTCTAGCCTGAAGGAGCTTCCCCAGGCTGGCGGTGGTAAGCCCCTTCCCTAGACCGCTCATTACCCCTCCTGTTACCATGATGTACTTCATTCCCGCAGTCCCCCCACCAAATTATTTACGTTTTGGACACCTTCCCTTTTTAAATAATTCGAAAGTCCTTTGCAGATTTCGGCAAAAATCCCCAGTCCCCTTGTAATCACCGCAGATCCTACCTGTACGGCCGTAGCCCCAGCGAGAATGAATTCCATCGCACTTTTCCAATCCTCCACCCCACCACATCCTATGATGGGTATGGAGAGGTTTCTATGGAGCTCGTATACGCATCGAAGGGCTACAGGTCGAATGGCAGGACCCGAGAGACCGCCCACAATATTTGAGAGAACGGCCCTTTTGCTATAAACGTCAACTACCATCGCAGGAAGGGTGTTGATGGCGACTATTCCATCTGCCTCCTCCCGCTCAGCGGAAAGAGCGGAAGCTACGAGCTTATCCGAAAATCCAAGTTTCACGAAAAGGGGAATGGAAAGACATTCTCTAGTCTTTTTCACAACTTCCCGAACGAGTTTGGGATCCTTGCCTATCTCTAATCCATGACTTTTTACATGGGGACAGGAGAGGTTAAGTTCTATGGCGTCTGCCCCTGCCTCCTCGGCTTTGGATGCTATAAGTGCGAACTCTTCACTTTTTTCTCCAGCCACGCTCACGATGACTGGCCCACCCCCTCTTTTTGCCTTGGGAAGTTCTTCCCTCAGATATTCTTCATAGCCTGGATTGGTTAAACCCACCGCATTCACCAATCCTCCTTCCACTCCTACCACCACAGGGGTCTTGTATCCCTCCCGTCTTTCCAACGTTAGGCTCTTCGTTACCACTCCTCCTGCACCTTCCCTCAGGGCACGACAAAGAAGGGACCCAGCGGAAAGAACCCCGGAAGCCAGAATAGTGGGGTTAGGCAGTTTCAGTTTTCCCAACCTCACCATAAGTCTTGACATTTTTTCCACCCAAATCCTCCATTATTTCTCCATCTAAAAACACGGGTCTCCCTCTTACGATGGTACAGACAGGGGCTCCCACCACCATCCTTCCCTCGAAGGGACTGTGTTTGGCCTTACTTTCGAACTCGGAAGGATTTATCTTGAAGCTCTTTTTTAAATCCACTACTGTGAGGTTGCCCACGTAGCCACGTTCTATTCTTCCTGCAGGTAGTTTCAGAAGGGAAGCAGGTGCCTCACTACACGCCCTTACTACCTCCCTCAGTCCTAATTTACCCTTTTTAACTAGGGTGAGAAGGAGAGGAAGTTCCGTTTCTAATCCCGGGAAACCTCCAGGACCGGCCGGGTCCTCCTTTTCCTCCAGCAGATGGGGGGCATGATCCGAAGTAACGGCTTCTATTCTCCCCGTTCTCAGTGCCAAGAGAAGAGCGATTCTGTCCTCTTCAAGGCGAAGAGGGGGAAAAACCCTGAAAAGGGGATGCTCCTTACGGGTTAAAAGAAGATAGTGCGGACAAGTATCGGCAGAGACTTTTATCTTTTCCCTCCACTTTTCCAATTCTCCGAGACCTGCCGAAGAAGAGAGGTGAGTGATATGAAGTCTGAAGTGGTGTTTCAAGGAGAGCTCCGCCATCTTCCTTATTCCCATCACTTCTGCTTCTACAGGTCTCTCTCCATCTCTGAAGAAGGCAGGATCCTCGGCATGTGATATTACCAATAGTCTTTCCTTGGCTGCGAATCGGAGAGTTTCTTCTAGGATTTCCTTCTCACCATCTTCCGGTAGGTAAACCTTGATGCCAAGACATCTTCTTTTTACTTCTTTTCCGAGTTCACTTCTTTTCTCTGGTACTCCAAAGTACAAACCGAAGTCCACCACAGCCTTCCTTTTCCCCAGTTCCTCCCTTTTCCTCAACACCGAGATTTTGTTGACTTTGGGAAGGGTGTTGGGCATGTCCACGACTACAGTATACCCTCCCCTAGCGGCAGCCCGGGTCCCCGTTCTGAAGTCTTCTTTGTAGGAGAGTCTAAAGTCCCTTAGATGTACGTGCATATCGATCAGACCCGGAAGAATTATTTTTCCTCTGAAGTCCAACATTTCTCCACTGGGAGAAATCTTTTCGCCAACTTCCTCTATTCTTCCCCCCGAAATCCTGACGCTTCCCTCCTTTATTCCGGTGGGAGTGAAGATTTTTCCCTTTACCGTTAGCTCCAAGTCTCCCCCTCTTTAATTATAGGGGGGGATAGGAAAAAAGGGAAATGCTGAGGGGTTTAAATTATTGGAAGTCTTCGACCCGCGGGATCCCTCACGAACTTTCCAAAGTCGGTGTTGAGCAATTTTTTTCCATCGAATACTGGGCCTTCCGTGCATACCCTCCATCCTACTGGATCGAGTACACATGAACCACATGCACCTACACCGCACCTCATGTACCTCTCCAGCGAAACCTGTACTTTTCTCCCTTTCCTCACGCATTCTTTAACGATCCTCACCAGCATTTTCTCTGGACCGCAAGCTAAGATCTTCCAAGTTCTTTTGGAAAGTTCTCTCTCGAATAACTTCGTTACCAATCCTTTCTCACCTTTTGAACCATCTTCCGTGGTGACTTCTACTTCCGCCCCCATCTTTTCAGCCTCTTCAACGAAAAGGAGTTCGGAACTCGTTTTTGCCCCTATCAGCATCTTTACCTCTTCCCCTCTTTTCCGGAGCTTTTCGCAAGCAAAAATAAGGGGTGCCACTCCCGTCCCCCCTCCTACTAGTAGATACGGTCCCTTTTCCAAGTGGAATCCCTTACCCAACGGTCCTTTTATTCCCAAGTATTCTCCCTTTCCTATTTTTTGTAACTTGGAAGTGGTTTCACCCACTTTAGCCACTGAAATTCTGAATCTCCTTCCATACCACCCTGAGACGCTCATGGGAATCTCCTCTTCTCCAGGCAACCATACCATGACGAATTGTCCGGGCACGGGTTCATGAGGGAAAGGGGAAGAAAGGTGAATGGAAACGACTTCCGGAGTCTCACGCACCACCTTCTCCACCCTGGTCGGGTACATTCCGAGTTCTTCAAACTTCAAGCTCCTACCCCGTGAACTGCTTTACTATCTCTTCTTGGGAAATCCTGTTTCCACAATACTCGCAAAGGAGAAGGAGGGGAGAACGTGAATAGACCTTGAAGGTAGGAACCACGGGTTCTCTTGGCTTGTTGGTGATACAACTGGGATTGGTACATCTCACTATACCTTGGACACGTTCAGGAAGCTTCACCTTGTTTTTCTTCACCACTTTGTACTCTTGGATCACGTTGATGGTGGCTTCTGGAGCAACGAGTGCTATTCTGTTCACTTCTACGGGAGAAAGTTCCTTGCCCTCTACTTTTACTATATCTTTCCTTCCATATTTTTTACTATCCACGTTCATTACCACGGCAACTGTATGTTTTCCCCCTCCTACTCCTAAAATCTTTATCACGTTGAGGGCCTGACCCGCCGGGATATGGTCTATCACCGTGCCCTTCTCTATTTTCCTCACGACCAGTTCTTGTGAACTTCCCGACATCATTCCACTCCCAACAGGAGAGAAAGTAAAGCCATTCTCACTGGCACAGCATAGGCAGCTTGTTGGAAATACCTAGCACGTTTATTCTCATCCACCTTTAGGTCTATTTCATCTACCTTGGGTAGGGGATGGAGGATGATGGCATCCTCTCTCATTTTTTCCACCAATTCTGATGTAAGCCTATAGCTTCCTTTTACTTTTTCGAACTCAGAAGGATCCGGAAACCTTTCTTTTTGGATCCTCGTGATATAAAGTACTTCTATCTCTCCAATTACCTTGTCCAAATCTTGGGTGAGTTCAAATTCCGTTCCAGAGGCTTTCAAAAAGTCCAGTACCTCTTCCCTAGGCTTGAGGGGTGGAGGAGATACCAGAAAAAGTTTTTCCACTCCGAACTTGCATATTCCGTAGAGGAAAGAGGTAACGGCTCTTCCGTATCTCAAATCCCCCACCGCCGCTATGGTTAGATTTTCTATCTTCCCCATCTCCTTTTTTATGGTGTAGAGATCCACCATAGCCTGAGTAGGATGATGTTGTTTTCCATCCCCCCCGTTTATCACGGGAACTTCTGCTACCTCCGCCGCCAACTTGGCCGCACCTTCCAAGGGATGCCTGATCACTATCACGTCAGCATAGGAATCCAACATTCTCACAGTATCCGCTAGGTTTTCCCCCTTTGCCAGGGAAGTAGCTTCCTCCCCTCCCACCCCTATTACACTTCCCCCCAACTTCAGCATGGCGGTTTCAAAACTCAACCTCGTACGAGTACTTGGTTCAAAGAAAGCCGTGGCAAGGATTTTTCCCCTGAGTTTTTCCCCCGGTTTGATGGCAGAGGCCTTTTTAAAGAGTTGTTCCAATTCTGAAGCAGAAAAATCTAGAATAGAAAGCACATCCCTTCCTTTAAACATTCTTTCTTCCCTCCATGTATCTCATGATCTCTCCATACTCTTTCTCTGTAATCTTTTTGCAAGTATAAAGCTCTTGAAAGATTTCTCTTGCTGTCATCACGGAAAGAAGCTTTACTCCTTCCCTCTTCAGGAGTTCTTTGGCCCCTTGTTCTCTATCCACAAGTACCGCCGCTGCTTCCACCCTTCCTCCCTCTCCCCTTACCACTTGTACGGCCCGTTTGAGACTTCCTCCAGTGGTAGCCACATCGTCCACAAGCAAAACCCTCTCCCCTTCCCTCAATTCACCTTCCAATAGACGCTCAGTTCCATGGGTTTTACTTTCCATACGGAGATAAAGGAAGGGTTTACCTAGTTCGTGGGCTACTAACACACCTAGGGGTATACCTGCTGTGGGGACACCGAGCACCCTCTCGAATTCCACTCTTTCTTCTCTCAAGAGGATCAGGTAAGCTCTCACCACTTCTCGAAAAAGTTGGGGAAAGGAAGGAACCATGCGCAAATCTATGTAATAGGGACTGAAGCTGCCAGAGGTGAGCTTATAATGTCCCACCTTAATGCATCCACAATCCATTAGGGCTTGGGCTAATGCTCTTTTATCCATACTTTCATCTCTTTCTTTATCTCTTCTGCCTTTTCTCTGGGAGAGGAAGAAAGAACAATGGATCTTCCTACTATTTCGAAATCAGCTCCAGCTTTGAGTGCGGAACCAAAGGGTGAACCTTGTGCCCCAACGCCTGGGGAGAGGATGAGGATTTCTGGATATCTTTTTCTAGCCTCTCCCAAGAGTTCTGGAAAAGTGGCCGGTAGAATGAAACCATCTACACCTGCTAGACGAGAAGCCTCCATTAATTCTAGGTAATGTTTGTTCAGATATTCCTCCGCACCCCTATGACTCATCGCACAAACGGCTAGTACTCCCTTTCTTTTTTCCCTTGCCAATCTCACCACTTCTTCCAAACCTTCTTTTACCCCCACGAAAGCATGGGCAATGAGGGCTTCAAATCCTAAATCGAAGACTTCTTCTGCCACCATCCTGTTGACATAGCCTATGTCTGCCATCTTCAAATCGCAAATAAAAGGACCTTCCACCTCCTGTAAAAGCTTCTCCAACCCCTTGGGACCGTAGATGAGGAGGGAGGGAAGACCAAGCTTCACCCCCGCTACCTCGTCCGAGAGTAAATGAAGAAGATCCGTGGCTTTTTCCAATTTTCGATATTCTCCGATGGGGTCAAAGGCTAAGATAATCCTTGAAGCCGTTTTTCGGGCTTTTTCCCACAGTTTGGAGGCAAAGTCTTTCAACAAGCCTTACTCTTTTTCCCATGTTTCACAAAAACTTTTCTACTCCAATGGTGGTAAGCGATGGGTCCAAGGCCTCAGGTTTTCAAAAGCGAGACAGACTTTGAGGATAAGCTTTTCCGAAAAACGCTTACCAATCACCTGCATCCCTATCGGAAGTCCTTCCACCCATCCACATGGAACGGAAGCAGCGGGGTGTCCGGTGAGGTTGAAAGGATAGGTAAGAATCCATCCCAGGAGAGGATTTACTTCTTTGCCATTTATCTCGGTAGGGCCAAGTTGGTTCACCGGAAAGGGAGGAACCGCCAAGGTGGGGGTGAGAAGGAAATCGAATTCTTTGAAGAGTTCTTGGATGCCAAGCCAGACTTTTCCCCTAGTCATCTCTGCGCGCTTGTACTCTACGGCCGAGATCCCCTTTCCCAATTCTGAAAGCGCTTGAACTTCTGGAGTCAGTTTTTCCTTCTCTTCCTTTGAAAGATCGCCAAGTATGGAACTAAAAGCCACTACCCAAAGTGTTTGGAAGGCCCCTTCTATTTCCTCTTTGTTGGGAAGGACGGGGTTCTTTTCTACCACCTCCATTCCAAGCTCTTCAAAAGACCAAGCAGCTTCCTCCACTACCTTTCTTACCCTTTCATCCACCTCAAAGTATCCCAAGTTGGGGCTGTAAGCAATCTTCAAGCCTTTTACTTCACCTTCGAGTTCTGTATAATCCTTTTCGGGAGAAGGAAGGCTAAAGGGATCCACGTCATGGTAGCCTACCATGACCGAAAGGAGAAGGGCCGCATCCTTCACGCTCCTAGCGATAGGGCCATGGGTTATAAAAGGGGAAACATGACCGAAGGGTCCCGGACCTAACTCCACCATGAGGTCCATGGGAATGAGCCCGGAGGTGGGCTTCAGACCGAAAACACCACAGGCGCTTGAAGGTATTCTAATGGAACCACCCCCATCACTTCCCTCCGCGAAGGGAGCCATTCCTGCAGCCACGGCAGCCGCTGATCCACCACTGGATCCTCCAGCCGTTCTTTCCAGATTCCAAGGATTGCGGGTAGCCCCAAAAAGGGCATTCACCGTATTTCCCATCCAGCCGAACTCCGGAGTATTGGTCTTTCCTAGGGGAATGGCTCCAGCTTTTTTCAACCTTTCTACTACCACGGCATCTCTTGATGGAACAAAGTTCTCGAAAAGCCTGGATCCAAAGGTGGTCTTTACTCCATGCATGGGGGTGAGGTCCTTAATGGCTATAGGTATTCCGTGTAGAGGTCCTAACTTTTTTCCCTCCTTCAAGGCTCTTTCTGCTTCTTCTGCCTTCTTTCTAGCCTCTTTTTCCAAAACCAAACAGTAGGCATTTACTTTTGGGTTAAGTCTTCTTATCCTCTCCAAAAAGGTCTCCACCACTTCCACGGGAGAAAGAACTCCATCTCTGATTCTGGAAGAAAGTTCTGTAACGGGCAAAAAGCATAGCTCCTTCATTCTCTCTTAACCACCTCTACGCACACCCCAGCCCCTATGGTTTGTCCCCCGTGTCTCATCGCAAACCTTGAAAGATGGGGGATATCCACCGCTCTTTCTATTACGAGGGGCTTGAGAGGTTCTACTTCTATTACTCCGACTTCTCCCTTCTTCAGTCCTTCTGGACTTTCCTCCAAAGTTTCCCCCGTTCTGGGATCCACCTTTTTAAGCACGGAAAGGATTTTGCCGGGAACACTGGCGGTATGGCAGTGAAAGGTGGGAACAAAACCTGGCTTTAGTTGGTGAGGGACATTGAGAACCACTACTTTGGCGGTGAACCTCTGGGCAACACTGGGCGGATGGTCTGGATGACCTACCACATCTCCTCTTTTTATCTCGTCTTTAGAAACACCCCTTACGTTGAAACCTATGTTATCCCCGGGTAAGGCCCTTTCTACAGGCTGATGATGGACTTCTATGGATCTCACCTCTCCCTTCTTACCAGACGGTTCAAAAACAACGGTATCTCCCACTTTGAGGATCCCTGTTTCCACCTTCCCTATGGGCACAGTTCCCACTCCCGTTATGGAAAAAACGTTCTGGAGGGGGATGCGTAGGGGTTTGTCTATGGGTTTTTCCCCTTCCTGTAAAGAATCTAAGGCTTCGAGCAGGGTAGGTCCTTTGTACCAGGGCATCTTAGGGCTCGGTTTGATGATGTTTTCTCCAAGCCAGGCCGAAACGGGCACGTAATGAAAGGTAGAACTGGGGTATCCCAAGCTTTTCAGGAGAGAGGAGACTTCCTGTTTTAGCTTAAGATAAGTTTTCTCATCGAATCCCACCAAGTCCATCTTGTTTATGGCTACCACTAGCTGGTTTACTCCCAGCGTGAAGGCCAAGGCCGCATGTTCTTTGGTCTGGGGCATGATTCCATCGTCTGCCGCTACCACCAATACCGCAGCATCGGCCTGACTTGCTCCCGTGATCATGTTTTTCACAAAATCCCTATGTCCTGGGGCATCGATGATGGTTAGGATGGTATTGGGTGTCTCTATTTTCTGATAGGAGATTTCTATGGTTACCCCTCTTTCCCTTTCTTCCTTAAGTTTGTCCATGAGCCAAGCGAATTTGAAGCTTCCAGCTTCCGAGGGCAAATCCTTTTCCGATACTATCCCGAGGTCGAAAAGGGTTCTCCCCACCAGGGTGGATTTTCCGTGATCCACATGTCCCATGAAAAGCAGATTTATGTGTTTTTTAGACAGAACGGACCCTCCTAACTAGAAGGAGCCGTGCTTCCTCCTGTGGAGGAGAGGAGGAAAAGGCGTACATAACTTTCAGTGTTGGATTTGAGCTCCCTCAAATCCCTCACCATCCTATCCGTGGCCCTTCTCAAAGGAAGAAGATAGGCCTCGCCAACTCCCCGCTTGGCCAAAGAAATCCCTTCCAAGTCCCTGAGAATGGTTTCAGCCATGGTAGCCGCCCTTTCCACGGAGGATACCAGACTCATTAAGATTTCTTGGGATGGCTTTTCTGAGAGGCTTACAATAACTCCCTTCAAAAAGTTTGAAAGTTCTTTGGCACGGGCTTCGAGCTTAAACTTAACCAAATCTTGAAGTTCTGGCTTAGCAAGTGCTATGGAAAGCCTAGAGCTGAGGAGATCGGCGTTGGAAACGATGGATCCCAAATCGGCTCTAAGTATCATCGTAGCCAAGGAAAGATCAGAAGGACCAAGCTTCTGGAGTTCCTTGGCCGGTTCCCCCGCGTCCACCCAAAGGGAGAAGTCTTCTATGGGCACTTCCAACGGTCGGTGGGGAGAGGAAGTAAGGTAAAGAGTTAAAACGGAAAGGGCTACAAGGCAAGCAGAAGCAGAAATAAAAATCATCCAAGGAGTTGTCCCTCCTATGTCAAGACCCACCAAAAGAAGGGCTACAATAGAGGCCAAGAGGGAAAGGACGGGTAAAGGATGGATTCTCATCAAGGGAAATGGTTTTATCCACCAAAAAGCCTTTCGGAAAAGGCATGGACGAGATTTTCCCCAACCACCCTAGGGCCGAATCCCTCCGGATAAGGAAAAGGCTTGCCGAGGGGATGAAGATGGGACTGGTGGTACCGGAAGGATTGGCAGCCCATGGGAGGGGCGAAGCCTTTGACTATTTGTTGGGAGAGAGGACTACAGAAGTGGCTAGGGAGGCCATCGAAGCCGCCTCTGCAGCCCTTCTCTTGGCTTCCTATCCCGTAATTTCCGTAAACGGTAATACTGCCTGTCTAGTTCCCGAGGCTATAGCAGAACTTTCGGAAATTACTGGGGCTAAGGTGGAAGTGAACTTATTTCATAGGATACCTGGACGTGAACTCCTCATAGCTGAATACCTGAGAAAACATGGATGCAAGGAAATTCTGGGAACGAGGGAAGAAGATGCTGTCAAAATTCCAGAGGTTCAGAGCGAGAGGAGAAGGGTAGACAAAAGGGGTATCTTCTCCGCCGATGTAGTCTTGGTACCTCTGGAAGATGGTGACAGGACGGAAGCCCTTCGTGCTTTGGGAAAAATGGTGGTAGCCATAGACCTCAATCCCCTTTCGAGGACGGCTAGGGCAGCCCATATTACCGTGGTGGACAACGTGGTGCGTGCTCTTCCCTTACTGGTACAAGAATGCAAGAGGATGAAGGGAAAATCTAGAGAGGAACTCAAGAAAAAGGTGGAGGAATTCGATAACCTCAAAAACCTCAGAGAGAGTTTGAGAATCATGTGTGAACGTCTCGACGAGCTAGGTAGGGGAGTTATTTAAGCGGAGTGGGAAAAAGAAAAATAGTGGAGGGCAAAATAACCACCGTTACGCTTGCAGAAATGAAGGCCCGCGGAGAAAAAATTTGCATGCTTACCGCCTATGATTTTCCTACCGCGCGTCTGCTAGATGAAGCCGGCGTGGAAGTTATTTTGGTGGGGGACTCGGTAGGTAATGTCCTGTTGGGCTATCCCAGTACCCTTCCCGTTACTATGGAAGAAATGTTGCACCATACTAGGGCTGTGGCTAGGGGGGTGAAAAGGGCTCTGGTGGTGGGGGACATGCCTTTTCTTTCCTACCAACCAAGCAACTCTGAAGGGGTACTCAACGCAGGAAAATTCATCAAGGCCGGGGCGGAGGCCGTGAAGGTGGAGGGCGGAACCTCCATGATGGAAAGGATTGAGGCTATGCTGGATGCCGGCATTCCGGTGATGGGACATCTAGGACTCACCCCCCAGTGGATTCACCAGTTCGGGGGATACAGGGTTAGAGCCAAAACGGCAGAGGCTGCCAAGCTCCTCCTAAGGGAAGCCAAGGAGCTGGAAAAGCTAGGAGTTTTCAGCCTAGTGTTGGAGGGGATACCTTGGCAAGTGGCTAAGCTGATCACGGAAAGGTTAAAAATACCCACCATAGGTATAGGTGCCGGGCCCTATTGCGATGGACAAGTTCTGGTCCTCCACGATATGCTTGGAATATCGGAACGCGTCCCCAAGTTCGTGAAGAGGTATGCGAGGTTGGGGGAGGAAATGAGGAGGGCCGTTCTAGAGTTCTGTAAGGAGGTGAAAGAGGGGAAGTTCCCAACCCTTGAGTTCAGCTATGAAATGCCCAAAGAGGAGGAGGAAAAGCTGGGAAAAGCGGAGGATTTTTAAGTTTATAAACTGGGTATTGTTGGTCAAAAAGGAAAAAAGGAGGTGAAGAAATGGGAGATGTTAAGACCAAGTTGCCTAAAGCCACCATTATAAGACTTTTCAAGGACGCTGGTGCTGAAAGGGTTTCGGCTGACGTGGCAGACGCTGTCAATAAAATCCTCTTGGAGATAGCGAAAGGTGCTGTGAAAGCAGCCAAAGCCGAAGGAAAGAAAACGGTGTCCGCTGATAACCTCAAGATGGTGGTAGTGGTAACCTGAAGGAGAAAAACTCATCCTAATTTTAAAATTGAATTTTTGCTTTCATCCGTGTTTAGAGAGGATAAGCTCCCCCCTAGTCCTTTCTATGAGACCTCTTACCACATCTTGTTTTCTCTTCATCCCTGGGAGAACTGCATCTGGATAGTCGAATTCCACTAAAAATTCGTAAACCCTTTCCATGAGGGAAAAAAGCTCTTCGGCGGGTTTGAGTTCTCCTCTCCTTAGGAGATCCAGAACCGCTCTCCTGAGTTCACCCACCGCGTCCGCCAGTCCCAGAAGATAGGGCTCGTATGGAATTCCCACCTCTTCCGGTTCGGGTAACCTCCTCTCCTCCAAAAGGGTCCTTGTCAGGAAGGCCTCTCCATATTCTTGCTGTGCGGACTTAATTACTCCGGAAGCCTCGAGAGTAGGATTTCCCCGACAAAGGGAAAGCATTTCTCCAAGAAGCTTTTTGGCCTCTTCCAGCAATTCTTTAGCCTTTTCTCCTTCTTCTCTATGAAGGGCGAAAATGGATCTGGCAGAAAGTCTCACCACCTCCCTTGAGAGCTTCGAGAGCCTTTCCCTAAGCTCCATTTCCCTATCGAGATGATCTCTCAGTCTTTCCAACAACTCCTTTTCCTTCGATGTTGGAAAGGACATCAAGAAAATTCTTTGGTTGGGCGTAAAAGGTTAGTCTTGTGGTGTCTTATCTTTAATATCATCCCCTTCTTTTCCAAATTATTCACCAGGGCACTAAGCTTGGCTTTGGAGAAATCCATTCTCCTACGGAGATCGTCCTGCCTTATTTCCTTGCATCTCAGGATTTCTTCGAACACCTTTCTTTCATCATCTGTAAGGCTCATCATGGCGACCTTCATGGTTCTTTCCCTAGCATACTTCCTGAAAAGGAAAGCGAGCACCGTAGATATAGATCCTGCAACCGTCACCATGATGAGCACGGCTAGAAAGAGGGAAGAGAATTCAAAGTATCTGGTCGGGGAAAGAAGGACGAGCAGGACGGCCAATGTGAGTTGTAAGATGAGGGTTAGAAGGATGAGACCAAACATCTCTTTCAGCGTCATTCAAAAAAAGAAGAAAACTGGTCTTAAAAAATTATTCGTCAAAAGAAAAAAATTTTGAACGATTAGGAGCTCAAAAAAAAGCCTTTTTTTTAAAGAAAAAGAAAAATTTTTCCCTTTTTCTTTTTCAGTTGAACCGTTTTGGGAGAATTTTCAAATATTACTTTTGGGTGAAGAAAAATTGGAGGTGATAAAATGGAAAGCCGTGGAATAGCCCCTCTAATAGCAGTGGCGGTGATAGTGACAGCCTTAGGGACTTCAACCG comes from Candidatus Hadarchaeales archaeon and encodes:
- a CDS encoding NFYB/HAP3 family transcription factor subunit — its product is MGDVKTKLPKATIIRLFKDAGAERVSADVADAVNKILLEIAKGAVKAAKAEGKKTVSADNLKMVVVVT
- the tuf gene encoding translation elongation factor EF-1 subunit alpha, whose translation is MSKKHINLLFMGHVDHGKSTLVGRTLFDLGIVSEKDLPSEAGSFKFAWLMDKLKEERERGVTIEISYQKIETPNTILTIIDAPGHRDFVKNMITGASQADAAVLVVAADDGIMPQTKEHAALAFTLGVNQLVVAINKMDLVGFDEKTYLKLKQEVSSLLKSLGYPSSTFHYVPVSAWLGENIIKPSPKMPWYKGPTLLEALDSLQEGEKPIDKPLRIPLQNVFSITGVGTVPIGKVETGILKVGDTVVFEPSGKKGEVRSIEVHHQPVERALPGDNIGFNVRGVSKDEIKRGDVVGHPDHPPSVAQRFTAKVVVLNVPHQLKPGFVPTFHCHTASVPGKILSVLKKVDPRTGETLEESPEGLKKGEVGVIEVEPLKPLVIERAVDIPHLSRFAMRHGGQTIGAGVCVEVVKRE
- a CDS encoding phosphopantothenate/pantothenate synthetase, which gives rise to MDEIFPNHPRAESLRIRKRLAEGMKMGLVVPEGLAAHGRGEAFDYLLGERTTEVAREAIEAASAALLLASYPVISVNGNTACLVPEAIAELSEITGAKVEVNLFHRIPGRELLIAEYLRKHGCKEILGTREEDAVKIPEVQSERRRVDKRGIFSADVVLVPLEDGDRTEALRALGKMVVAIDLNPLSRTARAAHITVVDNVVRALPLLVQECKRMKGKSREELKKKVEEFDNLKNLRESLRIMCERLDELGRGVI
- the panB gene encoding 3-methyl-2-oxobutanoate hydroxymethyltransferase, encoding MEGKITTVTLAEMKARGEKICMLTAYDFPTARLLDEAGVEVILVGDSVGNVLLGYPSTLPVTMEEMLHHTRAVARGVKRALVVGDMPFLSYQPSNSEGVLNAGKFIKAGAEAVKVEGGTSMMERIEAMLDAGIPVMGHLGLTPQWIHQFGGYRVRAKTAEAAKLLLREAKELEKLGVFSLVLEGIPWQVAKLITERLKIPTIGIGAGPYCDGQVLVLHDMLGISERVPKFVKRYARLGEEMRRAVLEFCKEVKEGKFPTLEFSYEMPKEEEEKLGKAEDF